The Listeria sp. PSOL-1 genome includes a region encoding these proteins:
- the recU gene encoding Holliday junction resolvase RecU gives MAIGYPNGKKNNDLKPSKKQQTITTYGKRGMTLEDDINDSNLFYLTNNRAVLHKKPTPVQIVRVDYPKRSNAMIKEAYFKQPSTTDYNGVYKGKYLDFEAKETKSSTSFPLNNFHSHQMNHMAQVVTQGGIAFVILAFPTLEKVYLTMFNDLFPFWERMASGGRKSVKVAEIEAVSDQIPYGLNPRLDFLSILDKQIF, from the coding sequence GTGGCAATAGGTTATCCTAATGGGAAAAAAAATAACGATCTAAAGCCCAGTAAAAAGCAGCAAACAATAACCACTTACGGAAAACGAGGCATGACTCTTGAAGACGATATTAACGATAGTAATCTTTTTTATTTAACGAACAATCGTGCTGTTCTTCACAAAAAGCCTACTCCGGTCCAGATCGTCCGTGTTGACTATCCTAAAAGGAGTAACGCAATGATCAAAGAAGCTTATTTCAAACAGCCATCAACAACTGATTATAATGGAGTATATAAAGGGAAGTATTTAGATTTTGAAGCTAAAGAAACAAAAAGCAGTACCTCTTTTCCATTAAACAATTTTCACTCACACCAAATGAATCATATGGCCCAAGTTGTAACACAAGGCGGAATCGCGTTTGTCATCCTTGCTTTTCCGACACTTGAAAAAGTCTATTTGACAATGTTCAATGACCTTTTTCCTTTTTGGGAAAGAATGGCTTCTGGTGGTCGCAAGTCCGTCAAAGTTGCCGAAATTGAAGCAGTATCTGACCAGATTCCTTATGGTCTAAATCCAAGGCTCGACTTTTTATCCATTTTAGATAAACAAATTTTTTAG
- a CDS encoding transglycosylase domain-containing protein: MAETPQTRSQYRNVQNAKKRTGKKQIQKAQKGKKNILKWCFFVALFLAFFGIAFGTVAFYSYAKNAPKLTDSKLRDPVSSKLLDKNGNVFAEVGTERREYISYKDIPKTLEDAILSTEDARFYEHDGLDPIRLGGAVVANFKNGFGNQGASTLSQQIIKLSYLDYKNKTLSRKAQEAWLSLQLEQKYSKHDIIEIYINKVYMSDRVHGMETAAEHYFGKSLKELSLPQIALIAGMPQSPNNYNPYEHPDLAKKRRDIVLTNMYTNGKITKEALNEAQSKSIKDGLRSQKQREEKTYKYDAYVTEVLKEIPKEYDVYREGLTIQTALDQDAQKYTEKMLNSNEIVAFSDNKMQTGIVLTDTKNGRIQAIGGARNQDVTRGYNYATQLKRQVGSTMKPISDYGPAIEYLNWSTAHVLSDAPYTYSSGQKINNWDFNYQGDISLRQALYNSRNVPALKTLQSVGLNNAKDFTNRLGFDYKDFHESYAIGANPSSPLQMAGAYAAFGNKGIYNKPHAITKIILSDDTEIDTEPESRVAMKESTAYMITDVLKDVIRRGTGAAAAVSGIPVAGKTGTTNFDEKAASMYNYPKGAARDAWFAGYSTNYTIAVWTGYDSLKNYLSSPEQKISQRMFSKLMAHVSEGKNTADFKQPSNVVSVPILIGSHPIAQAAAGTPSSMISNELFIAGTTPGRSASDSSSDNNANNNDTKEQEQQKKEELEKQKEAEKKRREEEAKQNEPPASPTGVSANYNATTKQINVSWSSVRDATSYEVIANGQKITVTSTSTSLSGGNPGDTITISVVAIKNNNRSPVSSTTVTIPQENANEQENTNRDATSREQ; encoded by the coding sequence ATGGCAGAAACACCACAGACAAGATCTCAGTACCGCAATGTCCAAAATGCAAAAAAAAGAACAGGCAAAAAACAAATACAAAAAGCGCAAAAAGGGAAAAAAAATATTCTTAAATGGTGCTTTTTTGTTGCGTTATTTCTTGCATTTTTCGGTATTGCTTTTGGGACGGTCGCCTTCTATTCCTATGCAAAAAATGCACCTAAACTTACTGACTCCAAATTACGTGATCCCGTTTCCTCCAAACTTTTAGATAAAAATGGAAATGTTTTTGCAGAAGTTGGTACCGAACGCCGAGAATATATTTCTTATAAAGATATTCCAAAAACGCTTGAAGATGCGATTCTTTCAACTGAGGACGCTCGCTTTTATGAGCATGACGGCTTAGACCCGATTCGCCTCGGAGGAGCAGTAGTAGCGAATTTTAAAAATGGCTTTGGTAACCAAGGTGCTAGTACACTTTCACAGCAAATTATTAAATTGTCTTACCTCGATTATAAAAATAAAACACTTAGCCGTAAAGCACAAGAAGCATGGTTATCCCTTCAGCTTGAGCAAAAATACAGCAAACATGATATCATTGAAATTTACATCAACAAAGTGTATATGTCAGACAGAGTTCATGGCATGGAAACAGCAGCAGAGCACTATTTTGGCAAAAGCTTAAAGGAATTATCGCTGCCACAAATTGCACTTATCGCAGGCATGCCACAAAGTCCTAATAACTATAATCCTTATGAACATCCCGATCTAGCTAAAAAACGTCGTGATATTGTTTTAACAAATATGTATACCAATGGAAAAATCACCAAAGAAGCTTTAAACGAAGCCCAAAGCAAAAGTATTAAAGATGGTCTTCGCTCACAAAAACAACGCGAAGAAAAAACATATAAATACGATGCATACGTGACTGAGGTTTTAAAAGAAATTCCAAAAGAATATGATGTTTATCGCGAAGGATTAACGATCCAAACAGCACTTGATCAAGATGCACAAAAATACACTGAAAAAATGCTAAACTCAAATGAAATCGTAGCCTTTTCAGACAATAAAATGCAAACAGGAATTGTATTAACCGATACGAAAAATGGTCGCATTCAAGCCATTGGCGGTGCCCGCAATCAAGATGTAACGCGAGGCTATAACTATGCAACCCAGCTAAAACGACAAGTAGGCTCCACAATGAAACCCATTTCTGATTACGGACCAGCGATTGAATATCTAAATTGGTCAACGGCGCATGTTCTATCTGATGCCCCGTACACTTATTCAAGTGGTCAAAAAATCAATAACTGGGATTTCAATTACCAAGGAGACATCTCATTACGCCAAGCTCTTTACAATTCACGTAATGTCCCAGCTCTAAAAACATTGCAATCTGTGGGCCTTAATAATGCCAAAGATTTTACAAATAGACTTGGCTTTGATTATAAAGATTTCCATGAATCATATGCAATTGGTGCGAACCCGTCTAGCCCACTGCAAATGGCTGGAGCTTACGCCGCATTCGGTAATAAAGGAATTTACAATAAACCGCACGCCATTACAAAGATTATCCTAAGTGATGATACAGAAATTGACACCGAACCAGAAAGTCGAGTAGCCATGAAAGAATCAACGGCTTATATGATCACTGATGTCTTAAAAGATGTCATTCGTCGCGGAACAGGGGCAGCAGCGGCTGTGTCTGGCATTCCGGTTGCTGGTAAAACAGGAACAACCAACTTCGACGAAAAAGCTGCGTCAATGTACAATTATCCAAAAGGGGCTGCACGTGATGCTTGGTTCGCTGGTTATTCAACAAATTATACCATTGCCGTTTGGACCGGATACGATAGCTTAAAAAATTATTTATCTAGCCCTGAACAAAAGATTTCACAACGTATGTTTAGCAAACTAATGGCACATGTTTCAGAAGGAAAAAATACAGCTGATTTTAAACAGCCAAGCAATGTCGTTTCTGTTCCCATTCTAATTGGTAGTCATCCTATCGCCCAAGCAGCTGCTGGCACACCTAGTAGTATGATCTCAAATGAGCTCTTTATCGCTGGAACAACACCTGGACGTAGCGCCTCTGATTCTAGCTCTGATAACAACGCTAACAACAATGATACGAAAGAACAAGAACAGCAAAAGAAAGAAGAACTTGAAAAACAAAAAGAAGCGGAGAAGAAAAGACGAGAAGAAGAAGCTAAACAAAATGAACCACCTGCTTCTCCTACTGGCGTTAGTGCAAACTACAATGCAACAACAAAACAAATTAATGTCAGCTGGAGCTCTGTGAGGGACGCCACCTCTTATGAAGTCATAGCAAATGGACAAAAAATAACCGTTACCAGCACTTCGACTAGCTTAAGTGGCGGAAATCCTGGTGATACGATTACCATTTCAGTTGTAGCTATAAAAAATAACAACAGAAGCCCTGTATCTTCAACGACAGTAACCATCCCGCAGGAAAATGCAAACGAGCAAGAAAATACGAATCGAGACGCTACTTCAAGAGAACAATAA
- a CDS encoding YpoC family protein, whose product MAEFVYALELRHPTFKTPEVVSADFDPASIFVSGVPFWQEQLFYTEASGVMPWKDNREQACRHLNKNMNVLLDEIYASLEKKEKPSSSTVRDALGIFISVLFWSNGRPVQLMDLWDQIETLVIQPLNLAERLAYVLERGDTFLGYSQLKELMLEQRKLIVKEHNKDV is encoded by the coding sequence ATGGCTGAATTTGTTTATGCACTTGAACTAAGGCATCCTACGTTTAAAACACCAGAAGTTGTTAGTGCGGATTTTGATCCGGCGTCTATTTTTGTTAGTGGTGTCCCGTTTTGGCAAGAACAGCTCTTTTATACTGAAGCTTCTGGGGTTATGCCTTGGAAAGATAACAGGGAGCAAGCTTGTCGTCATTTAAATAAGAATATGAATGTCTTATTGGATGAGATTTATGCGTCACTTGAAAAAAAAGAAAAACCGTCTAGTTCAACTGTTCGAGATGCGTTGGGCATTTTCATTTCGGTTCTTTTTTGGAGTAATGGGCGCCCTGTGCAACTTATGGACTTATGGGATCAAATTGAAACACTTGTTATACAGCCATTAAATTTAGCTGAGCGTCTGGCTTATGTTCTTGAACGTGGGGACACTTTTTTAGGCTATAGTCAACTAAAGGAATTAATGCTTGAGCAGCGAAAGTTAATTGTCAAAGAGCATAATAAAGATGTTTAA
- the nth gene encoding endonuclease III: protein MLNKKQTVMCIEEMAKMFPAAHCELVHKNTFELLIAVVLSAQCTDNLVNKVTASLFEKYQTPEDYFSVPVTELEADIRSIGLYRNKAKNIQALSQKLVTDFNGSVPKTHAELESLPGVGRKTANVVMSVGFNIPAIAVDTHVERVSKRLGICRYKDSVAEVEETLRRKLPEEMWSDAHHYLIFFGRYHCKARRPECPTCPLLFICREGKKQAKVRGFDG from the coding sequence GTGCTAAATAAAAAACAAACGGTGATGTGCATAGAAGAAATGGCAAAAATGTTTCCAGCAGCACATTGTGAACTGGTGCATAAAAATACATTTGAACTATTGATTGCTGTTGTGCTCTCAGCGCAGTGTACAGATAACCTTGTCAATAAAGTCACCGCATCGTTGTTTGAAAAATATCAAACACCAGAAGATTATTTTAGTGTGCCTGTTACAGAGCTCGAAGCGGATATTCGCTCGATTGGACTTTATCGGAATAAAGCAAAGAATATTCAAGCATTATCACAAAAGCTTGTCACAGATTTTAATGGGAGTGTTCCGAAAACCCATGCTGAGCTTGAAAGTTTGCCAGGTGTAGGTAGAAAAACGGCGAACGTGGTCATGTCGGTCGGTTTTAATATTCCAGCGATTGCTGTAGATACACATGTTGAGCGTGTCAGTAAACGCTTGGGGATTTGTCGGTATAAAGATTCGGTGGCGGAAGTTGAAGAGACATTGAGGCGAAAACTACCAGAAGAAATGTGGTCGGATGCGCATCATTATCTGATTTTTTTTGGTCGTTATCACTGCAAAGCACGGAGACCAGAATGTCCGACCTGTCCGTTACTTTTTATTTGTCGTGAAGGAAAAAAACAAGCGAAAGTGAGAGGGTTTGATGGCTGA
- a CDS encoding DnaD domain-containing protein — MDQKIMLEWMKVGQLPVSQALLIHYTDLSLDEKELLLLLQIDSFHAHGNSFPMIEELSERMTLSLSETAKVLESLLQRGFVTIERSGEQVISESYSLESLWKKLWHYYESKNLAAKAERVVTEETNLYCLFETEFGRPLSPFEAETMAAWLDQDHLPVELVKEALKEAVISGKLTFRYIDRILLDWKKLNIKTVEEARNRAEGFHGKTKQNFSETDRVKQSEHRVPFYDWLEKRKG; from the coding sequence ATGGATCAAAAAATTATGCTGGAATGGATGAAAGTAGGTCAGCTTCCTGTTTCGCAAGCATTACTTATACACTATACTGATCTTTCGCTAGATGAGAAAGAACTTCTTCTTCTTTTACAAATCGATTCTTTTCATGCGCATGGCAACTCTTTTCCGATGATAGAAGAGTTATCAGAACGAATGACATTATCGCTTTCTGAAACAGCAAAAGTGCTTGAATCCTTGTTACAGAGAGGTTTTGTCACAATTGAGCGCAGCGGAGAGCAAGTTATTTCAGAAAGTTATTCACTTGAATCCCTGTGGAAAAAGTTATGGCATTACTATGAAAGTAAAAATTTAGCAGCAAAGGCAGAGCGTGTTGTGACGGAAGAGACGAATTTATATTGTCTATTTGAGACAGAATTCGGTCGCCCACTTTCACCATTTGAAGCTGAAACGATGGCTGCTTGGTTAGATCAGGATCATTTGCCAGTCGAATTAGTAAAAGAAGCTTTGAAAGAAGCCGTCATTTCAGGTAAGCTTACTTTTCGTTATATTGATCGTATTTTGCTTGATTGGAAGAAGCTGAATATTAAAACGGTTGAAGAGGCACGGAACCGAGCAGAAGGTTTCCACGGGAAAACAAAGCAAAATTTTTCAGAGACAGATCGTGTCAAACAAAGTGAACATCGCGTTCCTTTTTATGATTGGCTTGAAAAAAGAAAAGGGTGA
- a CDS encoding MarR family winged helix-turn-helix transcriptional regulator, with protein MVTNKQDLSDKIHQISLLQQAFIANRLKQLQLNTQQARTLSFVFVYPGTIQKKLAQYLSKQDATVTNLLKGLEKKQYLYREIPRDNERQKKIYLTKQGEEIAKQVQLIFADLNKEFLANISNEEKIEAEKVLEKIIQGFRP; from the coding sequence ATGGTAACCAATAAACAGGATTTATCTGATAAAATACATCAAATTAGTTTGTTGCAACAAGCATTTATTGCAAACCGCCTGAAACAACTACAATTAAATACACAGCAAGCAAGAACACTCAGTTTTGTATTCGTTTATCCAGGAACCATTCAAAAGAAGTTAGCCCAATATTTAAGTAAACAAGATGCTACCGTTACCAATCTTTTAAAAGGACTTGAAAAAAAACAATACCTTTATCGCGAAATTCCTCGTGACAACGAGCGCCAAAAAAAAATTTATTTAACAAAACAAGGGGAGGAAATTGCTAAGCAAGTCCAGCTAATTTTTGCTGATTTGAATAAGGAATTCCTTGCGAATATTTCAAATGAAGAAAAAATAGAAGCTGAAAAAGTTCTTGAAAAAATCATTCAAGGATTTCGTCCTTAA
- a CDS encoding DUF2316 family protein yields the protein MSLTFAQRQNTIQELKKSLEISGLTIAEVANQLDTHENNIHSILHLKTNSLEDPWILKEFLTTQIIKQGKMPVTFTALVGDFHHYPFLNSKKIEQLQLL from the coding sequence ATGTCGTTAACATTCGCGCAAAGACAAAATACGATCCAAGAATTAAAAAAAAGCTTAGAAATCTCAGGCTTAACCATCGCTGAAGTGGCCAATCAACTCGATACACATGAAAACAACATCCATTCTATTTTGCACTTAAAAACCAATTCCTTAGAAGATCCATGGATATTAAAAGAATTTTTAACCACACAGATTATCAAACAAGGAAAAATGCCTGTAACATTTACAGCATTAGTGGGCGACTTTCATCATTACCCATTCTTAAATTCAAAAAAAATAGAGCAATTACAGCTTTTATAG
- a CDS encoding aldo/keto reductase, which translates to MNTTNFGLGCGSFSTANKNLLTESTAIIRSAMEHNVTFLNTADFYGAGESEMAISHALYHEQRDATYLSLKFGALMAPNGMMYGLDVHPDRIKNYLTHSLKRLKLDYIDLYQPARIDLAIPVEETIGAISDLVKEGYVKEIGITQVDAQTLRKAHATHPISYVEMEYSLFNRSMEKEIVPVARELGINMVAFGILAHGLLSGAWTKEKVAQGKRAQNKTTSLLDKDNIEENILRVEALRKIAEEKQLTLSQLIHAWALSKGEDILPLIGVSKLSQFEDSIQARQVKLSNEEISRIEKAVPEDKIKGKSFRQLTFRNGVIV; encoded by the coding sequence ATGAATACTACTAATTTTGGGCTCGGATGTGGAAGTTTTTCTACAGCAAATAAAAATTTATTAACCGAAAGTACAGCCATTATTCGTTCAGCAATGGAACATAATGTTACTTTTTTAAACACTGCTGATTTTTATGGTGCTGGCGAAAGCGAAATGGCTATTTCTCATGCACTTTATCATGAACAACGAGATGCAACTTATCTTTCTTTAAAATTTGGAGCCCTCATGGCACCAAATGGAATGATGTATGGTTTAGATGTACACCCAGATCGAATTAAAAATTATTTAACACATTCTTTAAAACGACTGAAACTAGATTATATCGATTTATATCAACCTGCTCGAATAGATTTAGCGATCCCAGTCGAAGAAACAATCGGTGCCATTTCTGACTTGGTAAAAGAAGGCTATGTAAAGGAAATCGGAATAACACAAGTAGATGCCCAAACCTTAAGAAAAGCGCACGCTACCCATCCTATTTCTTATGTAGAAATGGAATACTCTCTTTTTAACCGATCAATGGAAAAAGAAATCGTACCAGTAGCACGAGAACTGGGGATTAATATGGTCGCATTCGGTATCTTAGCGCATGGTTTATTAAGCGGAGCGTGGACAAAAGAAAAAGTAGCGCAAGGAAAAAGAGCTCAAAATAAGACTACCTCACTCCTAGATAAAGACAATATTGAAGAAAATATCTTACGAGTAGAAGCACTAAGAAAAATCGCTGAAGAAAAACAACTAACCCTATCACAGCTTATTCATGCTTGGGCACTTTCTAAAGGCGAGGATATCCTCCCTTTAATCGGTGTAAGCAAGCTAAGCCAATTTGAAGATTCGATCCAAGCGCGCCAAGTTAAATTATCAAATGAAGAGATCTCACGAATTGAAAAAGCAGTACCAGAAGACAAAATCAAAGGAAAGAGTTTTAGACAATTAACGTTTAGAAATGGTGTAATTGTCTAG
- the asnS gene encoding asparagine--tRNA ligase: MKITINQSKDYVNQKVTIGAWLANKRSSGKIAFLQLRDGTGFMQGVVVKAEVAEEIFLQAKGLTQETSLYVTGTIHEDTRSKFGYEMAIESLEIISESHDYPITPKEHGTEFLMDHRHLWLRSNRQHAIMKIRNEIIRATYEFFNNEGFIKIDPPILTGSAPEGTTELFHTKYFEEDAYLSQSGQLYMEAGAMAFGKVFSFGPTFRAEKSKTRRHLIEFWMIEPEMAFYELEDSLKVQENYVAFLVKSVLDHCSLELERLGRDTTHLEKMTAPFPRITYTEAIKLLKEKGFHDIEWGEDFGAPHETAIADSFEKPVFITHYPKAIKPFYMPEDPTNREVVLCADLIAPEGYGEIIGGSERIHELEALLKRVKEFGLDEEAYRWYIDLARYGSVPHSGFGLGLERTVAWISGTEHVRESIPFPRLLNRLYP, from the coding sequence GTGAAAATAACAATTAATCAATCAAAAGATTATGTCAATCAAAAAGTAACAATCGGCGCATGGCTAGCCAACAAACGTTCAAGTGGTAAAATTGCTTTTTTACAACTTCGTGATGGCACAGGGTTTATGCAAGGTGTTGTTGTAAAAGCAGAAGTAGCTGAAGAAATCTTCCTCCAAGCAAAAGGATTAACTCAAGAAACAAGCCTTTATGTAACAGGGACTATTCATGAAGATACACGTTCTAAATTTGGTTATGAGATGGCTATCGAGTCACTTGAAATCATCTCAGAATCACACGATTATCCAATCACACCAAAAGAGCATGGGACAGAATTTTTAATGGATCATCGTCATCTATGGTTGCGTTCTAATCGCCAACATGCCATTATGAAAATCCGTAATGAAATTATTCGTGCAACATATGAGTTTTTCAACAATGAAGGTTTTATAAAAATTGATCCACCAATCTTAACAGGAAGCGCGCCAGAAGGAACAACCGAATTATTCCATACGAAATACTTTGAGGAAGATGCTTACCTTTCGCAAAGTGGGCAATTATACATGGAAGCTGGTGCAATGGCATTTGGGAAAGTCTTTTCATTTGGTCCAACTTTTCGTGCTGAAAAATCGAAAACACGCCGCCATTTAATTGAATTCTGGATGATTGAACCAGAAATGGCTTTTTATGAGTTAGAAGATAGCTTAAAAGTTCAAGAAAACTATGTGGCTTTCTTAGTAAAATCTGTGCTTGACCACTGTTCGCTTGAACTTGAAAGACTTGGACGTGATACAACGCATCTTGAAAAAATGACAGCACCGTTTCCACGGATTACGTATACAGAAGCGATTAAGTTATTGAAAGAAAAAGGTTTTCATGATATTGAATGGGGCGAAGACTTCGGAGCACCACATGAAACAGCCATTGCTGATAGCTTTGAAAAGCCAGTCTTTATTACACATTATCCAAAAGCAATTAAGCCGTTTTATATGCCAGAAGATCCGACTAATCGTGAAGTCGTTCTTTGTGCAGATTTGATTGCACCAGAAGGTTATGGTGAGATTATTGGAGGATCTGAGCGTATTCACGAGTTAGAAGCACTTCTTAAACGTGTTAAAGAGTTTGGCTTAGACGAAGAAGCCTATCGTTGGTATATTGACTTAGCCCGTTATGGCTCTGTTCCACATTCTGGTTTCGGACTTGGTTTAGAGCGTACAGTTGCTTGGATTTCAGGAACTGAGCATGTTCGTGAGTCCATTCCATTCCCACGTTTGTTAAATCGCTTATATCCTTAA
- a CDS encoding pyridoxal phosphate-dependent aminotransferase produces the protein MDISLSERVKRVAPSKTLAITAKAKKMKAEGIDVIGLGAGEPDFNTPQNIIDAAIQSMEAGLTKYTPSTGIPELKQAICDKLKRDQHLTYTLDQIFVGTGAKHVLYSIFQAILNPGDEVVIPVPYWVTYPEQVKLAGGVPVFVETDFDTDFKILAKDFERAISEKTKAIILNSPNNPTGMCYSEEELRQIGEVATKHNLLIVSDEIYEKLYYGSGVVTSIASLSEDLYLRTIVVNGVSKAYSMTGWRIGYAAANASLISGMGKLADHMTSNPTANAQYAAIEAYNGSQAIPEKMYEAFAERMERFYPELEKIPGFYPKKPDGAFYFFVEAKEAAALKGFNHVDQFAEALLEDAKVAVIPGSGFGMPNYIRLSYATEAALFEKALQRIQEFMKK, from the coding sequence ATGGACATTTCCTTATCAGAACGCGTCAAAAGAGTGGCGCCTTCAAAAACGCTTGCAATTACTGCAAAAGCTAAGAAAATGAAAGCTGAAGGAATTGATGTGATCGGCTTAGGTGCTGGGGAGCCCGATTTTAATACACCGCAAAATATTATTGATGCAGCGATTCAATCAATGGAAGCTGGTTTAACAAAATATACACCCTCAACGGGAATTCCTGAATTAAAGCAAGCTATTTGTGATAAGTTAAAGCGTGATCAGCACTTAACTTATACGCTGGATCAAATTTTTGTTGGAACTGGCGCTAAGCATGTGCTTTATTCTATCTTTCAAGCCATTTTAAATCCAGGTGATGAAGTAGTCATTCCAGTCCCTTATTGGGTAACTTATCCTGAACAAGTCAAGTTAGCAGGAGGCGTTCCTGTTTTTGTTGAAACTGATTTTGATACTGATTTCAAAATTTTAGCAAAAGATTTCGAACGCGCCATTTCTGAAAAAACAAAAGCCATCATTTTGAACTCCCCAAATAATCCAACTGGAATGTGTTATTCTGAAGAAGAATTACGCCAAATTGGAGAGGTTGCAACAAAGCACAATTTACTGATTGTTTCAGATGAGATTTATGAAAAGTTATATTATGGCAGTGGTGTTGTAACCTCTATTGCAAGCTTGAGCGAGGATCTTTACCTGCGAACAATTGTGGTTAATGGTGTATCTAAGGCATATTCAATGACGGGATGGCGAATAGGTTATGCCGCTGCAAATGCAAGTCTCATTTCGGGAATGGGGAAACTTGCTGATCATATGACGAGCAACCCAACTGCAAATGCCCAGTATGCTGCTATTGAAGCTTATAATGGTAGTCAAGCTATACCGGAGAAAATGTACGAAGCTTTTGCTGAAAGGATGGAGCGTTTTTATCCTGAGTTAGAAAAAATACCAGGATTTTATCCAAAAAAACCAGACGGCGCTTTTTATTTCTTTGTTGAAGCAAAAGAAGCAGCGGCATTAAAAGGATTTAATCATGTTGACCAGTTTGCTGAAGCGCTACTTGAGGATGCAAAGGTGGCTGTTATTCCAGGTTCAGGATTTGGTATGCCAAATTATATTCGTCTTTCTTATGCAACCGAAGCCGCTTTATTTGAAAAAGCATTACAACGAATTCAAGAATTTATGAAAAAATAG
- a CDS encoding DUF5590 domain-containing protein, with protein sequence MREFILHRKKKGRKIGLWILAIISVVILLLLAFFLYARSAERPVQEAKKEALARISGSVDLKDQGKFYLYTGIKSTYYVLTGKNKENKEIIIWVPKKKSDKIYVKYASDGISAQKARRIVEAAKKPKKILNVTLGMEGDLPLYEVSYLDKYNRLNYYDMTFRDGEWLREIENL encoded by the coding sequence ATGAGAGAATTTATTTTGCATAGAAAAAAGAAAGGACGTAAGATCGGTCTTTGGATACTGGCCATTATTAGCGTTGTTATACTTTTACTTCTTGCTTTCTTTCTTTATGCGAGAAGCGCTGAAAGGCCTGTACAAGAAGCAAAAAAAGAGGCACTAGCAAGGATTAGTGGTAGCGTTGATTTAAAGGACCAAGGGAAGTTCTACTTATATACTGGCATTAAATCAACTTATTATGTATTAACTGGCAAAAATAAAGAAAATAAAGAGATCATTATTTGGGTTCCTAAAAAGAAATCAGATAAAATTTATGTAAAGTATGCGTCAGACGGAATTTCTGCTCAAAAGGCGAGAAGGATTGTTGAAGCAGCTAAAAAACCGAAGAAAATTTTAAATGTAACACTTGGTATGGAAGGTGATTTGCCGCTTTATGAAGTGAGTTATCTTGATAAATATAATCGTTTAAATTATTATGACATGACATTTAGAGACGGTGAATGGTTGCGAGAAATCGAAAACTTGTAA